GCCCTCTAGACTCTTGAACACCCTAGGTGAACGCGAGGCAAAGAGTTGATTTCATGGTGGCATAGCTTTCATGAGGACGCCGCTACCTACAAAAGCCACCagcgaaggaaggatgaggagggAGAGCAGGTCTGCAGGTTAGAGGAGGTGGTGCTTCGATCATGGGAGCGAGAACTAAACATGTAAGTGAGAATGCAAGAGGAAATCAAACGGTAAGTGGCACTATAGTTGAGTAGCCAGAGGCAGTCATCAACAACAGAGCATGCAGTCAACGTTAGCCCCCCCTCAGCTAAGAAAACGCTACGCTTCCACTGAGCTCCCAAATCAAATGACGCATTGTAgcacttccccgtggatgacatcaccgtGCCTTTGACGCCACATGAGCTGCACATTCCCTTGGGGAATACTGGTGCCACAATGTTGGTGGCGCATGGTATTATTTCTCCTATGGTCCCTGAGAAGACACCAACAAGCCATGGGAATCCAATTCCACCTAGCTATTATAGCGTCTTGGTAGATAGAGTTATCAAAGACTATAGGGAAGTGCCTCTTGactttcctagaggtgatggggagaagaccctAGGACAAGCAGAGCATTCATTCGTTTTATGGCGCAAGGGCTACATCATTATTCTTGGTGCGGCAGCTAGGGTACCGTCGCCTCCTCCTCAACTACCTCATGATAGGTGcagatgaaagtgaatgaaatagttTTTCAATAATCATTCTCAATTATAGGCTTCTCGCGTAATAATCATTTTTGTACTCACAAGTCTCCCAACCTGAGTCCAgttcttccatcccatgatgatcaTTAGAGTGCTATGAACGATGATGATGCTCTGGATGATGATGATGTGTTCCATGGCACGGCtgcatctccatctcctccaaggTAGTCTCCCCCTCCTCCGCCTCCCATGCCACAGAGCCAGAAGAGTCCCCCACCCCCAGTGAAGAAGAAAGCCAGCCATCGTAAAACATAGCCCCCTCTAGAGAAGCTGCCTTACGAGAAGTCTGAAGAGGAACCAAAAGCGGTGGCACAAAAAGATTTGGTTAACTAGAAGCAAGGTTTAGCAGAATCAAGAGCAAGGAGGTTGGAACTTGAGAAAACCCACCAAAGCCGCACTACATAGCTCAATGAGAACTAAGGAAAAAAATCAATGAGCGCAAAAAAAAGCAACGTGATGCACATAAACCTTCACCATTATCGGACTATGACTGCTCTCTCGACAAGTCATATAAGGCGTCGCTGAAAGCGAAGAGAATAGGAAAAGATGTTGCACAGCTCGGGCAGCAATCTAAGCAATCTACCGATCCACTAGTTGTTGAGGATGATTGTACAAATGCACAAGGCGGTACAATCGATAGGAAGGCACTACAAGAGTTCATGGCCACAACAGGTCTCACACCTCAAAAACTCATTGGGGGAGGATCCATACCAACAGCCAACTTTGATATTTACCGGACCTATGAGTATGGCAGGAGTCTTGTCAACCCTAAGTCCTTGTCATCACTGGGTACACAAATATACTTGTTAAACAAGTGGTACTTAAGAGTGTGTGACAACGAAGAGACATGGATTGTTGTCAGAATTAGACCAGAGCATTACTCCAGTGGCTATGACATTTTACatattgagttcaatgaattacaccaactattaaaCCGGGATGCTCTCACAAAGCTCTCCTTAGCTGCTGGTGTctataagtgattctttctacaattGAAGTAACTTGCATGTTAGTTCATTATCTTATAtagttatcctcacactatatatattcttttataCTATAtaaatgcagatatgagatgctgAAACTAAAGAGAAAAGAGTTAATTGATGTTGGTTTCATGGATCCGAATCGCACATTCAAGGACACTGTTACTCCATATGATAGATAGCGACCTCAAGTGGAGAATAATCTGTTTAGGTTCTTAGATAACCAACATAACAAGACACTGATACTCTTTtcttacaacttcaagtgagtgttaatgtcttgtgcccattttattttgcttactccatgttgactttagttaatgaGTAATGCCTGCCTATAAACATGTAGCTATCACTGGATACTACTGGTCATCGATATGCCTAGGAGTACTGTAAAGATCTTTGACTCAGCCACAAAACCCTGAAAAGATTatcaagaaatgatagatatTCTCTAGTGGTAATTTCGGTCTCACGCACTATATACTCTTTTATGTCATTTTAttgatataactccatttatttattttgttggcTAGTGCTTAGAAAAGGTTCGTCGAGAAACGCCATTATGGTCAGTGGAAAGTGTCTCTGAATGTAGTCCAATACccagtaagtactagctaggtcaccgcatatttatttagttcaattcattattaccatgcttcattggttgacgatgaatctttttctcgtaaagtgatgTCTGCAGCAGGGATCGGGGAACAGCTTATGTGGTCACTACATCTGCGCGTTCATGATGGAGTACTCAAGGAGAACAAGTGAAGAGATCCTCGAAGTACGTAAAAAATGAACACAATTTATTTATTAACacattgtgttgatatatataatcatatatatatatatatatatatatatatattcatacttttcCTTTCATTCTAATTGAAGATTGAATGGAGGAATTGAAAGGTTATGCGatgtgaccagatcaaagcaattcaagaggcatTGGCAGAATTTCTTATGGATGAGGTCATAGATCCCAAAGACGCGTACCACTATGACCCTAAAGAATTAATACCTAATAGCCATACGACTGAAGATAATTAGGGTTGAATGAAATCCCAAGGACATGATCAATACAAGGTTTTTGTGACTTTATTATgtacatattccatgcatgtacaacctcttgaaatatttgtatatatgtagtttcatatattttagtgtgttatttatgtataatgctcGAACGAAACCTTATACGTGGACGCATATTAGCAGCATAGAATTCGTATACGAAAAGCTAATCGAAACcaaaaaatataaattgaaaagaaaccataaaatgaaaaggaatgaaatagaaaaaaaaaatatttagttTCGGTTgggaacaccaaccgggactacagATGCCAGCCCTGGTGTAATCCTAGAGGCCATTTAGTCCCGATtagtattaccaactgggactaaaggtccactttcAATCTCGGTTGCcataaccaggactaaaggggagGTGTTGCTAGAACTGGGACCGAAGGGGGAGCTTTAGTACTGGATTTGCAATCCCGGTTggaaccacccgggactaaagaggttTTCCAATCAAAACTGATGCTCAATGCTGCACTAGTGGTTAAACTAGAAGACACATTTTAAAATGCAAAATATGCACTGACACAACCTGTGAACTAAAAAGAGCGTACGATTTGACCAATTACTGGCTCAACTAATCATCATACACTAAATGGTTTAAAAAAATCGTCATACACCAATAACCAGCGCTGCTTATTtgacaaataaaagagaaaaaaatagtTAACACAGCTCCTAATTAATAAACTATCTCCCATTGTATATATACTTATTTGTTGTCGTCGGCAGAAATAATGGAATGGCACGTATTCATTCAAAAGGCTTTTATATGTGTGCTATTAAAAAAATTTATAATTACACATAACTCATTAAAAAAGTTGACCGCAGACAGGTGTCACTGCTCTAAATTTTTTTTTATCTTACAAGCCATTCCGTCCATGTTCTATTGGATTTTCGTCGTTTGGTAGCCCTTGTAGAACCGCCAATAAAAAATGTCCATATTGCCGTCAGGACTTACATCCTTCGCCAGACCGCGGTGGCCTTGTCTCCGACGAGCATCTCCATTGTCGGTCAACCTTCTTCGTCTTCTCCTTTAGTTTTTGCGCGCCGGTCGCGGATCCCGCGGGCACCCAGCCCGGCTGCCGCCCCTTGGTCACGCCGCTGCCTCGGGCCATGGCCCCACACCCACGCGCCCGTGCCCCGTGACCCCGCCTGACCCTGCATGCGGCATCGATGCAGAGGGCAGCAGCCGCGGCCGCTACCTGCTTCGCCGCGAGGCTACCCTGCCCCTTCCCGGCGCCCTCCTCGCGAGCGCGAGCGCGGCAAGCGCCGCCGCTGGCCCGAGTGCCCGACGCGCCTTCCTGCGCCGTGCGTTACCGCCACCGCCAAGCTCGTCGCCGCGCAGACGGCCGCCGTCCTGGTCCTCATCATCAGTACGgcgaggtcctccacctccagctACCCTTCTTCGATGGACGAGGCCGGCCTACGCAGGCTATCGGGCGTTCAACTGAAGGGCTATCACAGCATGTCACGGCTGATTCAGCTGTGCAGATTGCTCCAAAATGAGTGAAATTCTGTtctctgtttttcttttcttgtcatCGTTCAGTTTCAGCTAATACAGACGCAATTGGTGGTGGCCACTGGACAGGCCTGTGACAATTAAGGGTTGATTCAATATAGCTCGAGTTTTGACTTTTGATAGTTATCATTTGAACAGATTCGATGACAGTTCTAATTTACTTGATACGATCATAATGGAGATTGATGCATGAGATTGAGCTTCATGATTTGAAAGACCTAATAATAGTTTATTTGAAAGACCTTCGGTTAACTATACTTGCATTAACAAGAAGATGGCATGCAACTCAgcaatgtgatgcaatgcaacatgctcaagaaaccacaGCAAACTTTGTTTATTTCTTTACAAACTTCCCCAGATTCGAGTTATCGATCAAGCAAAAAAAAAGCTTAATAAGGGAAAATGCTGCATTCTCTCTCGCTGATCTCTTTGATGTGTCATTGCCGTCTCATGGTGTTCTTCAGCTTCAGTCGAAGACGGCCAGCTTGTCGTACTCCCGCCCGGCGATGGCCTTCTCCATTACAGCCCTGGGGCTGACGATGCCGTCGCCGTCAAGGAACAGCTTGAGCAGGTTCTTGGAGAAGCCGCTGACGAGCGCCACCCCCTTCTGCCCGGCCTCCACCGGCACGGCCTTGGAGTCCCTCAGGTTCCAGAATACCACCTCCGGCACGGCCGCGCCGTACCCAGCCTCCGTGAACTTGCGCACGATCGCCTCGTAGTCCGTCAACCACGGATTCGCCGACGCCTGGTCGAACTCCATGTCGCTGAACACGAACACGCGCCGCACCATTCGCTCCGGCGCCAGCCTAGCTCTCACGGCCACCTCGAGGATCTTGTCGAACACCGCCTGGAAGTTGGTGTTCATGCCCCAGTCCATGGTTCGAACGAAGCTTGTCTTCTCGTAGAGGGTCTCGCCGGCGATCTTGTGGAGCTCGGGCCGCTCGTTAAAGGTGATGACGCGGCCGCGCCAGGGGTCGTCGCTGAGCTCGGACACGAGGAGGCCCAGGGCCACGTACACGTCCATGGGCAGGCCGAACATGCTGCCGGACACGTCGCACACCGCGACGCAGATGCTCAGCTTGCCGAGCGCGCGCATGTCGTCAACCATGCGCTGCCACTGCAGGTCGGCCACGCCGCCGGCGTCGCCGAGGGAGGAGATGATCTCGTGCGGGAGCAGCGCGCCCGCGGCGATCCGCTTCTTGCCGTACTTGACGTCGGCGAGGTAGGCGTTGAAGCGGTTGGCGTCGTGCTTGAGGAAGAGCTCCTTGTAGTTCTTCATGGCCACTGAGGCGACGCGCGTGTACGCGACAGACTCCCACGCGCGCGCCGAGATGAAGACCTCGGGGAGCTTGAGCGCGCAGCGGAGCGGCACGAGCGCCACCCTGCGGAGCCTCTCACGCGCACGGTACGCGTAGTGCTCGTCCGCGAGGtccgtggcgagctcgggcgCGGAGCCCTTGGGGAAGAGGCGCCGCGCAACGGCCTCGCAGAGCAGCGTGGAGCGGTCGTAGGAAGAGTCCAGCGACGGGCACCACTTGGCGGCGAGCGAGAACTCCCGGACCTTGCCATCGGCGAGCTTGCGCATGTCCTCCGCGAAAAGCCCCGCAAAGAGGTCGGCCGTGCGGTCGTGCAGGAAGCGGTAGGTGGGGTCGTTGCTGTACATCTCGACCGCCCTCGCAGCGGCCTCCGCTCTCCTGGTCCGGCGCGCCACCGCGGCCGTGGCCGCGAGTCCCCGGTCGTGCTCGAGGCTGGCCGCGACGCGCTCCTCCGTTGAAGaaggcgcgcgggtgcggggcgTACGGCTGCCGAAGaagccccggccccggccccggccgcCGAAGCACCCGCGTCCCTCATCTTCGTGAGCGCGAGCGCTAAGCCGTGCTGCGCCGCCGTCCCGGCCGGCCGGAGCCCTGgccacactactacagaaatgaactTGCGCAGCGTTGCATAATtggcctccgtggcgggcactatttttgcccgccacggtaattcggtggccggccggccactgagacgcccgctgcggtaaatccccATTTACCGCAGCGTACATCTTAACGcatccgccacggtaaatcgatttaccgtggcaggCACACTAAAAGGCCCACCACGGAAAAAGGTAAGGCCCAAATGGCCCAGCGCTGGCCCGATAGTTGTCTTCATATATAAGCCAGCACTTAGGGTTCCCTTTCACTCCTCTCACCCCCTTGCCCCCCCTTCTCACTCTTCTCAGACACAGCCGCACTCCCTTCCCACGCGCTGCATCCTGAGAGACGAGCCCCTCTCCCTCGACCCCCACCCCTACACTCCCCATCCTCTATCtctcccggcggcggcggcgctcttcTCGGCCATGGTGGCGCGGCTCGCGCGGGGCGGAGGGCGGTGCGGTGGCGCTGCTCGCGTGGGCAAAGGGCGGTGCCGTGGCGTGGCTCGCGCGGAGGGAGGGCGGCGCGGTGGTGCTGCTCGCGCGGGTGGAGGGCGGCGTCGTGGCATGGCTCGCGCGGAGGGAGGACGGCGCGTTGAGGCGGCTCGCGCGGGCGGAGGTTGTCGCGGCAGCCTGTCCTCCACCAGGCTACAGCGGCGCGGCGTCGTCTCGATCCGCCTCcagcgatggccacggcggcggatCTGCCCCGGCGAGGGCGTATCCGGCCCCAGCGAGGGTGGATCCGAACCCAGCGGCTCCACGTCGTCGATCCGGCCACCAGCGGCTCCACGGCGTCGATCCGGCCACCGATGGCTCCACGGCGTGAATCCACATCTGGCGCCCCTCTCCCGGCGGCTGGTGGGCCTGTCGACGGTGGATCCGGCGAGGTGGAGCTCAAGGCGAGCTCGCATCGGATCCCGGCGGTGCTAGGGTTTCGGTAGGGTTTCGGACTATTGGGTTGGAAACGGGCTCGCCGGTGGGCTGAGAATGGGCTCGCTGGCGGGCTCttgggtttttttttgttttttaaaaacattaaccgcggcgggcaaagccgcccgccgcggttaagccacgatttaccgtggcctctaggccgcggcggacggctttgcccgccgcgggaaaccgaaaacgcccgcctccagtaaagtttgtgtagtagccTTCCACGCCGGCTCACACCCCGCTCCGTCGTTGCGGCGTCCGACAGGTGCTCTGGCGCGAAGCAGCGACGtcgtggaggcggcggcgcatCCGGCGTTGTCGCTGGAGCCGGCGGCTGTGGGCGATTTCTATCCACGGGCGGGAGGACTCTTTTCGGGGGAGGGGTGGTGTGCCGCCGGGTAGCTTTTCATCGGGAGTGGGATGGGGGTATGCCGAGTGAACGATTGTAAGTCCTGAGGGCAATATGGATAATTTTATTGGCGGGTCCCACATGTAAGGGCTACCAAACGGCGAAAATCCAACAGAACACGGACGGAATGGCTTGTAAGGCAAAGAAGTTTAGAGCAGTGACACCTGTCTGTGGTCAACTTTTTTAATAATTTATGTGTAATtataaacttttttaatggcacccACGTAAAAGCCTCTTCATCCAACGAGGGCCTACAAATAAAACCAAGAACCGGGCCGGCCCCGCATTAGCTGAGCCCAAAAGTAGCGTGCGTGTGGATATAAATCGTCGCATATACCCTCGTCCTCTCTATAGGTGCAGTGTAGACGAGCACGTACATATCGTACGTGGCGTAGGAAGAGGTGGCACTGGCCCTGGCACGGCACCTTCCGTCACCTCCGCGCCGCGCTCCTAGCTAACCACCTCCCCTTGTTTCATGGTGGAAGTGGAACAATAACaacccgccgccgcctccgcgcgcCTGCGAATTGAATTGAGATACGAGGGAGGGAGTACCTGCTGGCAGCTAGCGGCGGCATGgatgcggcggtggcggcggcggcggaggcgagggAGCGGCTGCGGGCGAGCTTCGCGTCGGGGAGGACGCGGCCGGCGGCGTGGCGGGAGGCGCAGCTGCGCGGCCTGCTGCGGATGGCGGCGGAGATGGAGGACGACATCTGTGCCGCGCTCCACGCCGACCTCGCCAAGCCCCAAACCGAATCCTACGTCCACGAGGTATATACTGATCCATCTATCATCAGTTGTGTATGATTTGTTGTgatttattgttattattattattatagtcAGTGTATAAGGAGTGTACTGAACTTATACAGCTATATTAGTATAAATTGAAGAATTACTAATAACTCGTTTATGACACTTGTTTGCGATGTCTTTATTAGATATCGCTGGTCACCACCTCCTGCAAGTTTGCTCTCAAGAATCTCAAGAAATGGATGAAGCCCCAAAAGG
The sequence above is drawn from the Miscanthus floridulus cultivar M001 chromosome 15, ASM1932011v1, whole genome shotgun sequence genome and encodes:
- the LOC136507325 gene encoding uncharacterized protein, coding for MYAAVNGDLPQRASQWPAGHRITVAGKNSARHGGQLCNAAQVHFCSSVARAPAGRDGGAARLSARAHEDEGRGCFGGRGRGRGFFGSRTPRTRAPSSTEERVAASLEHDRGLAATAAVARRTRRAEAAARAVEMYSNDPTYRFLHDRTADLFAGLFAEDMRKLADGKVREFSLAAKWCPSLDSSYDRSTLLCEAVARRLFPKGSAPELATDLADEHYAYRARERLRRVALVPLRCALKLPEVFISARAWESVAYTRVASVAMKNYKELFLKHDANRFNAYLADVKYGKKRIAAGALLPHEIISSLGDAGGVADLQWQRMVDDMRALGKLSICVAVCDVSGSMFGLPMDVYVALGLLVSELSDDPWRGRVITFNERPELHKIAGETLYEKTSFVRTMDWGMNTNFQAVFDKILEVAVRARLAPERMVRRVFVFSDMEFDQASANPWLTDYEAIVRKFTEAGYGAAVPEVVFWNLRDSKAVPVEAGQKGVALVSGFSKNLLKLFLDGDGIVSPRAVMEKAIAGREYDKLAVFD